From Sulfurovum xiamenensis, one genomic window encodes:
- the trxC gene encoding thioredoxin TrxC: MNINVVCPHCLEVSSIEKKESYSEENCTQCGESLLDSRPIDGNANILENFITNSDLPVIVDFWAPWCGPCIAMAPHFELAAMAMPLQAQFLKINNDDEQTLGSKLLIASIPAVLVFKEGKEIDRFVGARSSSQIKEWVKQYL, translated from the coding sequence ATGAATATAAATGTTGTTTGTCCCCATTGTCTTGAAGTAAGTAGTATAGAGAAAAAAGAGTCATACTCAGAAGAGAACTGTACTCAGTGTGGAGAGTCACTTTTAGACTCTAGGCCCATTGATGGGAATGCCAACATTCTAGAAAACTTCATAACAAACTCTGATCTGCCTGTGATCGTAGATTTTTGGGCACCTTGGTGTGGACCATGTATAGCCATGGCACCACATTTTGAACTAGCAGCGATGGCGATGCCGCTGCAAGCACAATTTTTGAAGATCAATAACGATGATGAACAAACCTTAGGCTCTAAGCTTCTTATAGCAAGCATCCCCGCGGTGCTTGTTTTTAAAGAGGGAAAAGAGATAGACAGATTTGTTGGAGCACGCAGCAGTTCGCAAATAAAAGAGTGGGTCAAGCAATATCTTTGA
- a CDS encoding zinc-dependent peptidase — protein MASYYLLLIQFLFALIALFLFWQSVGYFRRMWRYKRLKVMPFPRSYVTILQNIQQYQKLTPKQKEKLHVMILLFIDQKEFVGAKMNINDEIKVTIAFYACLMRLGFELGEKDHVSTVIVYAEHFIVDDSHTIDGIHHTRTSVLEGQSANGTVVISWQDIAQNIAKPGKENVIIHEFAHELDFEDGLADGTPLLETSKYQKWSEVFSKAFRTLRNLEERQKHSEGLILLGNYALTNEAEFFAVCSERFFQIPKAFKNHFPDVYEELKRFYRLDAEKLYSSHPDHNG, from the coding sequence ATGGCGAGCTATTATCTTCTACTCATACAATTTCTTTTTGCACTTATCGCGCTCTTTTTGTTTTGGCAAAGTGTAGGTTACTTTCGTCGTATGTGGAGATACAAGAGACTCAAAGTTATGCCCTTTCCAAGATCCTATGTGACCATACTACAAAACATACAACAGTACCAGAAACTCACACCCAAACAAAAAGAAAAACTCCACGTTATGATACTTCTTTTCATAGATCAAAAAGAGTTCGTAGGTGCCAAAATGAACATCAATGATGAGATAAAAGTCACCATCGCATTTTATGCCTGTCTGATGCGGCTTGGATTTGAACTGGGTGAGAAAGACCATGTCAGCACCGTTATAGTCTACGCCGAGCACTTCATCGTAGATGACTCACATACGATTGATGGCATACACCACACACGCACATCAGTCCTCGAAGGGCAATCAGCCAATGGCACTGTAGTCATTTCATGGCAGGATATAGCACAAAACATAGCTAAGCCGGGGAAAGAGAATGTCATCATCCATGAGTTTGCCCATGAGTTGGATTTTGAAGATGGACTTGCAGACGGTACACCTCTTTTGGAAACTTCAAAGTATCAAAAATGGTCTGAAGTTTTCTCTAAAGCTTTTAGGACATTAAGAAACCTTGAAGAGAGGCAAAAACATTCAGAAGGGCTCATACTTTTAGGTAACTATGCTCTCACGAATGAAGCTGAGTTTTTTGCAGTATGCAGCGAGCGCTTTTTTCAGATACCTAAAGCGTTCAAAAATCATTTTCCTGATGTCTATGAAGAACTTAAACGCTTTTATAGACTTGATGCAGAAAAGTTATACTCATCACATCCCGATCATAATGGATGA